GAACTTTATTGGAATTGATATTAAGGAAGAATATGTAAAGGCTGCCTAAAAAAGATTAAGCCAATTATTACTTGTCTAACCTTGACTATCCTCCTTTTGTTCATTAGGTTTTGGAAGTTCTTTCTTTATCAGAATATGGGGAATTTCTATTTCCTGGCCGGTGTATAAAGAATCCGAACCGTACTTTTCCGTTAGAAAAGTCCAAAGCTCGTAGGGATTAACTTCAAATTTGTGGGCAATATCAAAGGCGGTTTCTCCCTCTTTAACGGTATATTTCAATCGTTCACAGCCTTCGGGAAGAGGTTTTTGGAAGATTTCGTCACCCTCTAATTTAATAGCTTCTATAGATTCACCATCTTTGATGATAAAAGTTGTTTTCGACATAGATTAAAAATAAATAATTATTGGATTTTTCTAAATTAGATAAAGCTATATTTCTTCCAACAATATCTTATTCTGCCCGTCCTGCGGTTTTAAATTCATATAAATCCTTTTTCCCATCGGCATTAGAAGTTTAACCGCAGGTTGTAATACCGCCACCTCTTCTCTTTTCCTATCCATTCAGTTGCTCCAAATTCTGGCAATCCCCAACTTCCTATATGCATTCTTTACTCACCCCCTTTCGTATGCTATAATACCCTTAATGAAAAACAAATTATTAGTCATTTTCTTTTTTGGCATTCCTGTTTCCCTTTTCTTCTATATCTTTTTTATGTGGCATACTTACAAAACAAATATGCCGCTTTGGGCTGATTTCATAACTATTCCCGCCATTATTTTTTGGTTTGTAAATCTTTTTTTTATTTTCAAAAAATTATTTTCAACAATCAAATCGAAATTTAAATCTTAACCTCTTTGTCTCTTTTTTTTTAATAAAAAAGACGGAGATTTCCGTCTTGAGATAAAAAAACCACAAGTTTTCCTGTGGTTTAGGCTGTTAATCACTTGATAATATCAAGAAAATTAACTAATAAATTAGTAACATATTTTAAAAGTTTTGTCAAGAACCATAAGTGAAGAATTATTGGATTTTTCTAAATTAGATAAAGCTATATTTCTTCCCACAATATCTTATTCTGTCCATCCGCAGGTTTTAAATTCTTGTAAATCCTTTTTCCCATCGGCATTAGAAGCTTAACCGCAGGCTCTAAAACTTCAATCTCTTCTCTTTTCCTATCCATCGTATATTTTATTGTTTTGGTTTGATAGCCATCTTTAGATATAGTAACGGTGTGAGGGTCATAAAAGGTTTGAGTATCTTGGGGTGGGGTAATAATTTTTACTCTTTTTTCATAAGTCGCCCACTGCTGAGTTATGTTTCCATTCTCATTTGTAGTCGTGGAGAATACCTGTGTTCCGTATTTATCCTTCATTACCACCGTTGCTCCACTAATCTCATTTCCCGCATTATCAATTACCTTCAAATCAAAAGAAAATTGGTAATAAACAGTTACACCTCTATCGCTCGATGTTATATCGTAAACTTTTGTGGTAATCGTGCAGTTTTTCATATAAACGATAGAAGTATTAGGATAGTTAT
The nucleotide sequence above comes from Candidatus Omnitrophota bacterium. Encoded proteins:
- a CDS encoding site-specific DNA-methyltransferase produces the protein MGTTCLVARKLGRNFIGIDIKEEYVKAA
- a CDS encoding LysM domain-containing protein, with amino-acid sequence MSKTTFIIKDGESIEAIKLEGDEIFQKPLPEGCERLKYTVKEGETAFDIAHKFEVNPYELWTFLTEKYGSDSLYTGQEIEIPHILIKKELPKPNEQKEDSQG